The genomic window ACAGGCCCGGCCCTAGGAGGTGCAAGAGGAGCGGCCGAACTGGGCCCTTGAGGCCAGGGGGCCCAACCCCTCGTATATTAGTAGGTATAGTATATACTAGTATACACAGCCCAAAAGGCAAAGAAGCAAACAGGCCTAGCGTTGAGACGTGAGTTTGATTCAGCTTCCGCACAAGGCGACATCGTGCGCGTGCCCTTGCGACGCAGCCGCGCGGCTGCGACTTGCTGACTTCTTGCCTTCCTGTGCGAGGCCGAGGCTGCGAGCGATCGGAGTGGCCGTCGGCGACGGCGATCCTGTGGGAGTGTGCTGTGCCTGCATCTCTGTTCGATTGTTCCTGCCCTGATCTGCTCGGCAGGGTTGTTTTGGTAGGTACGAAACTGCTTGTCTCAATGTCTCCAATCTTTATTCTCGACTAATTTAGGTTTCAGATTTAGGAACCCCATATGATGCAGCAATCATGTTAAAtttagtatggcataattttaTTTAATAATTTCTTACTACTTTTCTAAACTTACAGTGAACTCATGCTGCCCAAAAAGCATGCATCTAGAagtgagaaaagaaaaaagaagagaaggataGAGGAATTTAAAGAATCACAAAGAGGAGCTCTTGACAAATTTTTTAAGAGCAATACAAGCACTACAACAAATCCAGATGAGTGGGCAATAGTTCCTATGGAGGAACAAACTACacatccagaagaagaagataaAGGCCCTGTAGAAGATAATGTTGGCATCGACACGGATGATAATAACGTGAGTGATCATGAGCCCATATTTAATTCTCCTACGATGGAATCTACTCGTGTCAATGAAGAACCAGTTTTTACTATTGATATGTATGATCCAGTAAATTGGGGTAATCTCGATAACAAATCAAGGGACATATTAGTGGAGAAGGGGCCTATAAGAGAAGAAAATATTGTGTTTCCTATGGATGCGAGATCAAGACATTTTGCATACACTCATTATTCTAGAAGAATGAGCAATGGAGAGGTACGTGATAGGAAATGGTTGGTCTATTCAAAAAGTGTTGACAAAGTGTTTTGCTTCTGTTGTAAGTTGTTTGGTTCTAGCAACCTCAAGAGTTCATTGGGGCATGATGGGTTTAGAGATTGGAGCCATGTTAGTGAGAGACTAAAAGAGCATGAAGTTAGCGTGGATCATATGACCAATATGAACTCTTGGAATGAATTGAGAGTTAGATTAAGCAAACATGAAACAATTGATAAAGAGTTGCAACATCAAATCACAAAGGAGAAAGAACACATACGGCTAGTTCTACTAAGAATTATTGCCATTGTGAAGTTTCTTGGTAAACGCAGTTTAGCTTTTAGaggatctagtgagcaactttacaatgatgtgaatggtaatttcttAGCTTGTTGTGAGATGGTTGCTGAATTTGACTTGGTAATGCAAGACCACCTTAGACACATTCAAAACAAAGAGCTGCAATATCATTATCTTAGTCATAAAATTCAGAATGAGTTGATTTCACTTATGGCTTCTAGAATTACAAACTCCATC from Miscanthus floridulus cultivar M001 chromosome 11, ASM1932011v1, whole genome shotgun sequence includes these protein-coding regions:
- the LOC136492462 gene encoding uncharacterized protein, coding for MLPKKHASRSEKRKKKRRIEEFKESQRGALDKFFKSNTSTTTNPDEWAIVPMEEQTTHPEEEDKGPVEDNVGIDTDDNNVSDHEPIFNSPTMESTRVNEEPVFTIDMYDPVNWGNLDNKSRDILVEKGPIREENIVFPMDARSRHFAYTHYSRRMSNGELFGSSNLKSSLGHDGFRDWSHVSERLKEHEVSVDHMTNMNSWNELRVRLSKHETIDKELQHQITKEKEHIRLVLLRIIAIVKFLGKRSLAFRGSSEQLYNDVNGNFLACCEMVAEFDLVMQDHLRHIQNKELQYHYLSHKIQNELISLMASRITNSIIKIVKEAKYFSVILDCTPDVSHQEQMSLLVRCVDMSDGKIKIREYFLDFLKVDDTSGLGLFNVLVGSIKSFGLNVDDIRGQGYDNGSNMKGKHKGRIYVLFSGSTKRWNVLLEHVLDLTALDGVALKDHCIKFAKKITSGGSSDVDVNDMISELAVIQSTLPDKPMSAMEIFEFVTEAYCYPNVSIAYRILFTMLVTVALAERTISKLKLLKNYLRSVMSQERLNGLATLCIEKKLLDEIDIEAIINNFAAANVRRKF